One Fusarium poae strain DAOMC 252244 chromosome 4, whole genome shotgun sequence DNA window includes the following coding sequences:
- a CDS encoding hypothetical protein (TransMembrane:11 (i68-86o92-112i142-166o172-192i204-223o250-271i283-306o326-351i372-393o399-423i435-460o)) encodes MEKLGDHKQTQGQLHDGGVTSDSDGYNKHEASSSHDGHDFQTVNESADNSNIYSQGGKNFRTLKRWDTIFILFANQIGLGILSLPSTLKTLGLVPGIIALIGIGGISWYTAYELLQYYRLHPQVLNIVDMTRFVGGRTLESIAGIMMMIQVIFVAASAMVTLSIALNTISDHAACTVVFIFISCAACFLFCLPRTTKFVSHLGIPNALSVLAACIIVMVVLGVDGPRGVDNMSEWRREIVIVGNPSFRDGLNACLKIVFAYAANLSFVGYLAEMTAPLEDFKFCLTVLECGSMTMYVVFAVIFYCLGAEYTTSPILGSTAPIFSKAAYGVALPAIFATGLAYGHIGSKYIFVNVMRWTGNLHEVTASSVKSWGTWIASVTGFWVVVFILSNAIPVFDSILSITSATTISWFTYGFSAVFWFHMNKGQYFRDWKKICLTIVNALLIIMSLFMNAAGLWASITELLDIFNSSSGVRGVFSCGDNAS; translated from the exons ATGGAGAAACTCGGCGATCACAAACAGACCCAAGGTCAGCTCCATGATGGAGGAGTCACCTCTGATAGCGATGGCTACAACAAGCACGAGGCCAGCAGCTCCCACGACGGTCACGACTTTCAGACCGTTAATGAATCTGCCGACAACTCAAACATCTACTCTCAAGGTGGCAAGAACTTTCGAACTCTCAAGAGATGGGATACCATCTTTATCCTCTTCGCCAATCAGATCGGCCTCGGTATCCTGTCGCTTCCCTCGACTCTCAAGACCCTTGGCCTTGTCCCCGGTATCATCGCGCTGATCGGTATCGGTGGTATTTCTTGGTATACCGCCTACGAACTCCTCCAATACTATCGCCTTCACCCACAAGTGCTCAACATTGTCGACATGACTCGTTTTGTCGGTGGTAGAACGCTTGAAAGTATCGCCGGtatcatgatgatgatccaGGTCATCTTTGTCGCTGCTTCAGCCATGGTTACCCTTTCCATTGccctcaacaccatcagcgACCATGCTGCTTGCACCGTTGTATTCATCTTTATCTCGTGCGCTGCATGCTTCCTCTTCTGTCTTCCCCGTACCACCAAGTTtgtgtctcatcttggtatCCCCAACGCTCTTAGTGTTCTGGCCGCTTGTATCATCGTCATGGTTGTTCTTGGCGTTGATGGTCCTCGAGGTGTTGACAACATGTCCGAGTGGCGCAGAGAGATTGTCATCGTCGGTAACCCCAGCTTCCGCGATGGACTCAATGCTTGCTTGAAGATTGTTTTTGCCTACGCTGCCAACCTCAGCTTCGTC GGATACCTTGCCGAGATGACGGCGCCTCTTGAGGACTTCAAGTTCTGTCTTACTGTCCTTGAGTGTGGGTCCATGACCATGTATGTCGTCTTTGCAGTCATCTTCTACTGCCTTGGAGCCGAATACACCACCTCGCCAATCTTGGGATCCACAGCACCCATCTTCTCCAAGGCTGCTTACGGTGTCGCCCTCCCTGCTATCTTTGCTACTGGTCTAGCTTATGGCCACATCGGTTCCAAATACATTTTTGTTAATGTTATGCGATGGACTGGTAACCTTCATGAAGTGACTGCCAGCTCAGTCAAGTCTTGGGGAACTTGGATCGCATCCGTCACTGGCTTTTGGGTCGTCGTATTCATCCTGTCCAACGCCATCCCTGTCTTCGACTCTATCCTTTCCATCACATCTGCCACCACCATTTCGTGGTTCACCTACGGTTTCAGCGCTGTCTTTTGGTTCCATATGAACAAGGGTCAGTACTTCCGTGACTGGAAGAAGATTTGCTTGACCATCGTCAACGCTCTTCTCATTATCATGTCGCTCTTTATGAACGCAGCTGGTCTGTGGGCATCCATCACTGAGCTTCTCGATATTTTCAACTCTTCTTCAGGTGTTCGCGGTGTCTTTTCCTGCGGAGACAATGCTTCATAA
- a CDS encoding hypothetical protein (TransMembrane:12 (i49-76o96-117i129-147o153-175i187-206o226-247i310-328o348-368i375-394o400-428i440-458o470-491i)) has product MSPDSKVDNGIAPHVPAVVDANVAHEAAAATEAERNMGLIKSLKLYKKACLWSIFLSLCIIMEGFDVVLLNNLFAYPPFQRKFGVEQPDGTYQLTAAWQSGLSNGTLCGQILGLFINGIIADRFGYRKTLIGALVGCIGFIFIIFFSETLVQLLIGEIFIGIPWGVFQTLTTTYASEVCPTHLRAYLTTYVNLCWVLGQFIASGVLRAMVTRDDQWGYKIPFALQWMWPVPLIIGIYLAPESPWWLVRKGRIEEAKVSLQRLTARNSESEFKPDETISMMIHTNEMEKEAQAGTSYFDLFKGTSLRRTEIVCCTWMVQTLCGATFMGYSTYFYQMAGMAVENSFSMSLGQYAIGAVGTVFSWFLMGWFGRRTLYLYGQLAMCVLLLTIGCVAFAGKENVAAQWVIGSLLLIYTFTYDSTVGPVCYSLVAELSSTRLRTKTVVLARNTYNIVGIMTNIITPRMLNPSAWNWGAKAGFFWAGTCALCAVWTYFRLPEPKGRTYGELDVLFERGVSARKFKSTEVERLDAEFVDITKEKASAIYVEQVKSNQS; this is encoded by the coding sequence ATGTCTCCCGACTCAAAGGTTGACAATGGCATCGCGCCACACGTCCCAGCCGTCGTTGACGCAAACGTCGCCCATGAAGCCGCAGCCGCAACAGAGGCAGAGCGCAACATGGGACTCATCAAGTCTCTCAAACTCTACAAGAAAGCCTGCCTCTGGTCTATTTTCTTGTCACTCTGCATTATTATGGAGGGTTttgatgttgttcttctcaacaacctcTTTGCCTATCCTCCCTTCCAACGCAAGTTTGGTGTTGAGCAGCCTGACGGCACTTATCAGTTGACAGCTGCTTGGCAGTCTGGTCTTTCCAACGGTACTCTCTGTGGTCAGATTCTTGGTCTCTTCATCAACGGTATTATTGCCGATCGCTTTGGATACCGCAAGACTCTCATCGGTGCTCTCGTCGGATGTATTGgtttcatcttcatcatcttcttttccGAGACTCTTGTTCAGCTTCTCATTGGAGAGATCTTTATCGGTATTCCCTGGGGTGTCTTCCAGACACTTACCACCACCTACGCCTCTGAAGTCTGCCCTACACACCTCCGCGCCTATTTGACCACCTACGTCAACCTCTGCTGGGTTCTCGGTCAGTTCATCGCCTCTGGTGTCCTCCGCGCCATGGTTACCCGCGACGATCAGTGGGGTTACAAGATCCCCTTTGCCCTTCAGTGGATGTGGCCCGTTCCTCTCATCATCGGCATCTACCTCGCCCCCGAGTCTCCCTGGTGGCTCGTCCGAAAGGGCCGCATCGAAGAAGCCAAGGTTTCCCTGCAGCGACTTACCGCCCGCAACAGCGAGTCCGAGTTCAAGCCCGACGAGACGATTTCCATGATGATTCACACCAACGAGATGGAGAAGGAAGCTCAGGCCGGTACATCATACTTTGATCTCTTCAAGGGTACCAGTCTGCGACGAACAGAGATTGTTTGCTGTACCTGGATGGTTCAGACTCTCTGCGGTGCTACCTTTATGGGATACTCTACCTACTTCTACCAGATGGCTGGCATGGCTGTTGAGAACAGTTTCTCCATGTCTCTTGGTCAGTACGCCATTGGTGCTGTTGGTACTGTCTTCTCATGGTTCCTCATGGGATGGTTCGGTCGACGCACACTCTACCTCTATGGCCAGTTGGCCATGTGTGTCCTCCTTCTGACCATCGGCTGTGTCGCTTTCGCCGGAAAGGAGAACGTCGCTGCTCAATGGGTCATTGGATCTCTTCTCCTCATCTACACCTTTACCTACGATTCGACCGTCGGTCCCGTCTGTTACTCCCTCGTCGCCGAGCTGTCGTCGACCCGTCTCCGAACCAAGACCGTTGTCCTCGCCCGAAACACATACAATATTGTCGGTATCATGACCAACATCATCACTCCTCGCATGTTGAACCCTTCTGCTTGGAACTGGGGTGCCAAGGCTGGTTTCTTCTGGGCTGGAACTTGTGCTCTGTGCGCTGTCTGGACTTACTTCCGCCTGCCTGAGCCCAAGGGTCGCACTTATGGTGAACTCGATGTTCTCTTTGAGCGTGGTGTCAGTGCTCGCAAGTTCAAGTCTACAGAGGTTGAGAGATTGGATGCTGAGTTTGTGGATATTACAAAGGAAAAGGCTTCTGCTATCTATGTTGAGCAGGTCAAGAGTAACCAGTCTTGA
- a CDS encoding hypothetical protein (CAZy:GH13_40~CAZy:GH13_31~CAZy:GH13_29~CAZy:GH13_23~CAZy:GH13_17~CAZy:GH13_36~CAZy:GH13~CAZy:GH13_30~CAZy:GH13_16~CAZy:GH13_35~CAZy:GH13_20~CAZy:GH13_4~CAZy:GH13_2~CAZy:GH13_1~CAZy:GH13_19) translates to MTVNKRTKQWWKQATIYQIYPASFCDSNGDGMGDLQGIISKLDYISSLGVDVIWVCPMYDSPQVDMGYDISNYEDVYAPYGTLQDMEELIRKTHEKGMKIMLDLVINHTSDKHAWFEESRLSKDSPKRDWYIWRPAKYSDDGQRLPPNNWRSNFGKGSVWEWDEATQEYYLHLFAKEQPDLNWENPETRTAIYASSMEFWLDRGVDGFRVDTVNMYSKIQDFPDAPIVDPKAEYQPAGLLYCNGPRMHEFLSEMSEVLERYDAITVGELPHTPDLERVLRYVSAKEKQLNMVFQFDVVDVGFGKTHKYETTPKNYTLPQLKDAFGRTQSLIHGTDAWTTVFMENHDQARSVSRFTDDSPRYRAAGAKLLALLQSCLSGTQYVYQGQEIGSVNAPKESYPLENYVDIESYQFLDIVKERSNNDEQEIDKAFNAIQHLARDHARIPICWSDSKHGGFSEGAEKAGLPIKAPWMQAHPLSREVNVASQLDDPQSVLSFWKKAIAFRKEFPDLMVYGDYKVIRQDDPDIYAFVKESPVDGSKVAVVLNFTTEDKTWSAPTSEELGVHDGKDLKLVPIMSTHSGKEKTAVLSPFEGRVYLVT, encoded by the coding sequence ATGACTGTCAACAAACGCACTAAGCAGTGGTGGAAGCAGGCCACTATCTACCAAATCTACCCTGCATCCTTCTGCGACTCCAATGGCGATGGCATGGGCGATCTCCAAGGCATTATATCCAAGCTGGACTATATCTCCAGCTTAGGCGTTGATGTTATTTGGGTCTGTCCTATGTATGATAGCCCACAAGTTGACATGGGCTATGATATCTCCAACTATGAAGATGTCTATGCTCCCTACGGTACTCTCCAAGATATGGAAGAGTTGATCCGCAAGACTCACGAAAAGGGCATGAAGATTATGCTTGATCTTGTTATCAACCATACTTCTGACAAGCATGCTTGGTTTGAGGAGTCAAGACTTAGCAAGGATAGTCCCAAGCGCGACTGGTACATCTGGAGACCAGCCAAGTACTCAGATGATGGTCAACGTCTCCCTCCAAACAACTGGCGATCCAACTTTGGAAAAGGCAGTGTCTGGGAATGGGATGAGGCCACTCAAGAGTACTATCTCCATCTGTTTGCCAAGGAGCAGCCCGATCTCAACTGGGAGAACCCAGAGACCAGAACAGCCATTTATGCTTCTTCCATGGAGTTCTGGCTTGATAGAGGCGTCGATGGCTTCCGTGTTGATACCGTCAACATGTACTCCAAGATCCAGGACTTTCCTGATGCACCTATCGTCGACCCAAAGGCGGAATACCAACCTGCCGGACTCCTCTACTGCAATGGCCCTCGAATGCACGAGTTTCTCAGCGAGATGAGCGAGGTTCTTGAACGATATGACGCTATCACTGTCGGCGAACTGCCACATACACCAGACTTGGAGCGAGTCTTGAGGTATGTTAGTGCCAAGGAGAAGCAGCTCAACATGGTGTTCCAAttcgatgttgttgatgtcgGCTTTGGAAAGACTCACAAATATGAGACTACGCCTAAGAACTATACCCTTCCTCAACTAAAGGACGCTTTCGGCCGAACCCAGAGCTTGATTCATGGAACAGATGCTTGGACAACCGTTTTTATGGAGAATCATGATCAAGCTCGTTCTGTGTCCCGCTTCACAGACGACAGTCCCCGGTATCGAGCTGCAGGAGCCAAGCTCTTGGCTTTACTTCAGTCTTGCCTGAGTGGTACACAGTATGTCtaccaaggccaagaaatTGGTTCAGTCAATGCACCAAAGGAGAGTTACCCACTTGAGAACTATGTCGATATTGAGAGTTATCAGTTCCTCGACATTGTCAAGGAACGATCCAACAACGATGAACAAGAAATTGACAAAGCTTTCAACGCTATACAGCACTTGGCCCGAGATCATGCACGTATCCCCATCTGTTGGAGTGATTCCAAGCACGGAGGATTCTCAGAAGGAGCTGAAAAGGCTGGACTACCAATCAAAGCTCCTTGGATGCAAGCTCATCCTCTATCTCGAGAAGTCAACGTCGCCTCTCAACTCGACGATCCCCAAAGTGTTCTTTCTTTCTGGAAGAAAGCGATTGCCTTTCGAAAGGAGTTTCCTGATCTTATGGTTTACGGAGATTACAAGGTTATTCGACAGGATGACCCTGATATTTATGCTTTTGTCAAGGAGTCTCCTGTAGATGGATCCAAGGTTGCTGTTGTTCTCAACTTTACTACtgaagacaagacatggagTGCTCCTACTTCTGAAGAACTGGGAGTTCATGATGGAAAAGATCTAAAACTGGTTCCGATTATGTCGACTCACTCTGGAAAGGAAAAGACTGCTGTTTTATCGCCGTTTGAAGGACGAGTCTATTTGGTCACTTAG
- a CDS encoding hypothetical protein (TransMembrane:8 (o28-49i61-80o86-107i119-143o149-169i232-254o266-285i326-344o)), with protein sequence MAGWFSTLSSFIYYPAIPVIADDLDSSISMIDLTVTSYLVVSAIAPAIVGDAADTFGRRPLYTITLTLYVAANIGIALQHSAVALLILRMLQSAGISGTFSVAYGVIADISTPMERGAFVSALSFGITTAPSLGPVLGGAFAAGPGWRWIFWFLIMASGFCLVVMTLALPESHHSIVGNGGTKPSRLYRPLLPRIMRPWDHNRGPVAPITSRSGSRCPNPIKSLGILTRKDVTISIMPGSFLYTVYCCIHASLATTLIQSYHIKEWQAGLAYLPFGVGAIISTIVSSKWIDYDYRIVAEAHGLPINKVSGDDLLHFPIEKARMKSVFPVTFAAFASVLAYGWLIHATVVSHPIAGLYSTQR encoded by the exons ATGGCCGGTTGGTTCTCTACACTAAGCAGCTTCATTTACTACCCCGCCATTCCCGTTATCGCCGACGACCTAGACTCATCTATCAGCATGATTGATCTCACCGTGACCTCATATCTGGTTGTCTCGGCTATTGCACCGGCTATTGTTGGAGATGCGGCTGACACCTTTGGCCGCCGACCGTTGTATACCATCACGCTTACACTCTACGTGGCTGCCAATATTGGCATTGCCCTGCAACATTCAGCTGTGGCTTTGTTGATTTTGAGAATGCTTCAAAGTGCAGGTATCTCGG GCACCTTTTCAGTTGCTTACGGCGTTATCGCCGACATCTCGACCCCAATGGAGAGAGGTGCATTTGTCTCAGCCCTTTCTTTTGG CATTACTACCGCCCCTAGCCTGGGTCCTGTCCTGGGTGGTGCTTTTGCAGCCGGCCCGGGCTGGAGATGGATCTTTTGGTTCCTTATTATGGCTTCCGGCTTTTGCCTTGTCGTCATGACTCTAGCTCTTCCCGAATCGCATCATTCTATTGTTGGCAATGGAGGTACCAAGCCTTCTAGGCTCTACAGGCCACTTCTGCCAAGGATCATGAGGCCCTGGGACCACAACCGTGGACCAGTAGCCCCCATTACGTCAAGAAGTGGTAGCAGATGTCCGAACCCTATCAAAAGCTTGGGGATTCTGACACGGAAAGACGTTACTATCAGCATCATGCCTGGTAGCTTTCTTTACACTGTGTACTGCTGTATCCATGCTTCGCTCGCCACGACCCTAATACAGTCTTATCACATAAAGGAATGGCAGGCTGGCCTTGCATATCTACCCTTTGGAGTAGGCGCCATTATATCAACTATCGTGTCGAGTAAATGGATCGACTATGATTACAGAATCGTGGCAGAGGCTCATGGGCTTCCTATCAACAAAGTATCAGGAGACGACCTTTTACACTTCCCTATTGAAAAGGCACGGATGAAAAGTGTTTTCCCAGTCACCTTTGCTGCATTCGCATCTGTTCTTGCATACGGGTGGTTGATTCATGCCACTGTTGTCAGTCACCCAATCGCTGGTTTGTATTCGACACAGCGCTAA
- a CDS encoding hypothetical protein (TransMembrane:7 (o18-37i44-65o71-94i106-131o151-170i182-209o215-234i)), whose product MSEHGAWPSSPAKIALEAWSQGCMIGALIIMIGITVINMRRGVVLHKLILIELLLAMPNGFFMFFNPPVWGWYLSSTVILLIISWNLHNVISWLKNKPFLSKRYNAIYIGTIVLVQPYWVLEIYANFTYFNPPYTRLFSSSRPLEALCRDPWWIFTALNLFWNIKYRYEFKYLELIRISPRFAVLLLSMSLSIIFIIIDLFAVTSVLHIGYINPFWKFAFIFKCFTDTIVLDDFKTALDKLSRYKMEQNHPLPFSRPGSQTNIGPQRSSLVDFAVICPVGSSALVTVQHLEMAHSDSISSPPRAVRASQTGLGGRPY is encoded by the exons ATGTCTGAACATGGCGCGTGGCCTTCAAGTCCAGCTAAAATCGCCCTCGAGGCTTGGTCGCAGGGTTGTATGATTGGTGCCTTGATCATCATGATTGGCATTACCGTTATTAATATGAGGCGTGGCGTTGTACTCCACAAACTCATTTTAATTGAG CTACTGCTGGCCATGCCAAATGGCTTCTTCATGTTCTTCAACCCCCCCGTCTGGGGCTGGTACCTCTCATCGACAGTTATTCTCCTCATAATATCGTGGAATCTGCATAATGTCATCTCGTGGCTAAAGAACAAGCCCTTTTTGTCGAAACGATATAACGCCATTTATATCGGCACCATTGTACTCGTTCAGCCTTATTGGGTGCTCGAGATCTATGCTAACTTTACTTATTTCAATCCTCCTTATACCCGTTTGTTTTCTTCATCAAGACCTCTTGAGGCTCTCTGTCG TGATCCATGGTGGATATTTACGGCCCTCAATTTATTCTGGAACATCAAGTACCGCTACGAGTTTAAATACCTGGAACTCATTCGCATCTCGCCTCGATTCGCAGTCTTGCTATTGAGTATGTCTCTCAgtatcatcttcatcatcattgaTCTTTTCGCCGTCACGTCTGTACTCCATATTGGATACATCAACCCATTCTGGAAATTCGCGTTTATCTTTAAATGTTTCACCGATACGATTGTACTTGACGACTTCAAGACAGCACTGGATAAGCTTAGCCGGTACAAGATGGAACAAAATCATCCGCTACCTTTTAGCAGACCTGGAAGTCAAACGAATATTGGACCGCAGAGATCCAGTCTCGTCGACTTTGCTGTCATTTGTCCAGTGGGAAGCTCAGCGTTGGTGACGGTGCAGCATTTAGAGATGGCGCATAGTGATTCCATATCCAGCCCCCCTAGGGCCGTGAGAGCCTCACAAACAGGACTTGGTGGTagaccttattaa
- a CDS encoding hypothetical protein (SECRETED:SignalP(1-17)) translates to MRTTFFALSGLSFYAFAQDPVPDAAVAASEAFVPPVIDTSIDVPLDLHPTSSDAIVVPESTTEVDPEITTAQVPTFQDTSTGLPIVVDSSTLPVPVDTTTGPASVVDISTDSTPAIDTAEPIAQDTTTQPLFQGTATGQPSVIDASTGSAPDIDASTGSAPDIDASTGSAPVINTGTQPTDQDPTTQPIVQSTTVGQPVVADTTLEQQPPVDSTTTGVPSVETTAEISSAETTVEISSAETTVEISSAETTVEISSAETTAEISSAETSTGPPAETTIQQESVQDTTTTAAGQPVKTTSPEEVKTTEESKPSTKDEEPAITQAPTTTAAAAATASVSSVSSEVAVLIPIINKWAEDPDSLTDETNKKVEDTHDDIIAVIVGLGGKPDVACNKKRGLGMRRLKGRGLLGPIGDVINKLACMAQDLTKISSNIIAGNVPAVTSVIPQVKSQNDDLTEEEENKSNESKDSTKQETTKQETTKQETTKQATTESPTSTEESTTTEATTTATSDMIVCASGSCGGGSCPIGLGSSGSMPERMKSIPRDVNCQDIPTTTIDGPLPTGPISLDGSKSDKGLNARTFFDGDMTPNPAYIDILSMNPDTTWDDQRILTTGHWVGAPLDDGWSAAGVNGIYGCTAVLIVSNLGVYTSHIWEVPGFIDEVDFRPTSDDFFETNVFQVLRNGALDATDITSATGISTLIGTDGAPGPLHSQFEPQVFVVTPFNTNQSPENPSMYRYEARAKQLSDQVTDMIPGALARGVYGYWPLNGHVSTGGGYRGRTIVEFDMLDGLIASEEDPNKHQAIGRWRFWVEDNLWATHSFNVYDDFFDYAGAEAGIPSNGNQKRDEDDAVHKCLIRGDVTATTSDVTSSTETTAADAPSSTETTAADAPSSTETTAADAPSSTDAPSSTETTAADAPSSTETTADSTTDGETAGTAEATATGSDTLLPTLTVSTLITTTKAVTRSTTSEEARTYYPCVIYGGPRVSKPYCQCSTTVSGKQYVATASLIDNSCAEYTSYPSPVVPVTAAPVTQAPIQTPLTTTKQGTVLVYSAYTFQYFRVNTIHITATVGYGEPSTVSTPLPSQTAVDNDGSGQCGTSDSLSKHGFGDACDRAINSFDADTVYTGFTSRYSQLRKGILMAASMGTASCLAKFECDDYGIGMKGSDIIAAREKAKKDDGIWICGHIRLSNSCSVVMDYCTDCHNRG, encoded by the coding sequence ATGCGTACCACATTCTTTGCCCTGTCAGGGCTGTCATTTTACGCGTTTGCTCAAGATCCTGTTCCTGATGCCGCGGTTGCTGCCTCCGAGGCTTTCGTTCCACCAGTGATTGACACATCTATAGATGTGCCCCTGGATCTGCACCCTACCAGTAGCGATGCTATTGTTGTTCCTGAGTCAACTACGGAAGTGGATCCCGAGATCACCACTGCCCAGGTACCCACTTTTCAAGACACTTCGACAGGACTTCCAATTGTTGTAGACAGTAGCACTCTTCCAGTACCTGTCGATACTACTACTGGTCCTGCTTCTGTCGTCGACATTAGTACTGACTCGACCCCTGCCATTGACACCGCTGAGCCCATTGCCCAAGATACTACCACTCAACCCCTCTTTCAAGGCACAGCTACTGGCCAGCCCTCTGTTATTGACGCTAGTACTGGCTCTGCACCTGACATTGACGCTAGTACTGGCTCTGCACCTGACATTGACGCTAGTACTGGCTCTGCCCCTGTCATCAACACGGGCACTCAGCCCACCGATCAAGACCCCACAACTCAACCTATTGTTCAGAGCACAACTGTCGGGCAGCCTGTCGTTGCTGATACGACCTTAGAGCAACAGCCCCCCGTTGACAGCACTACTACTGGTGTTCCATCTGTTGAGACGACCGCTGAGATTTCATCCGCTGAGACGACCGTTGAGATTTCATCCGCTGAGACGACCGTTGAGATTTCATCCGCTGAGACGACCGTTGAGATTTCATCTGCTGAGACGACCGCTGAGATTTCATCTGCTGAGACCAGTACTGGCCCACCTGCAGAGACTACCATTCAGCAGGAGTCTGTTCAAGACACCACAACAACAGCCGCTGGGCAACCTGTCAAGACCACCTCTCCAGAAGAAGTCAAGACCACCGAGGAGTCCAAACCAAGCACCAAGGACGAGGAACCTGCCATTACACAGGCCCCAACCACAACCGCTGCAGCGGCTGCCACAGCTAGCGTTTCCTCCGTTTCGTCTGAGGTGGCCGTTTTGATCCCCATTATAAATAAATGGGCCGAAGATCCTGACTCTCTTACTGATGAGACTAACAAGAAGGTTGAGGATACGCATGACGATATCATCGCTGTGATAGTCGGCCTGGGCGGCAAGCCTGATGTTGCCTGCAACAAAAAGCGAGGTCTCGGAATGCGAAGGCTCAAAGGGCGAGGTCTTCTGGGACCTATTGGCGATGTCATCAACAAGCTCGCTTGCATGGCTCAGGACCTTACCAAGATTTCCAGTAACATCATCGCTGGCAACGTACCGGCCGTCACCAGCGTTATTCCTCAAGTCAAGAGCCAGAATGATGACCTGactgaggaagaggaaaacAAGAGTAACGAGAGTAAGGACTCTACCAAGCAGGAAACGACAAAGCAGGAAACGACAAAGCAGGAAACGACAAAGCAGGCTACTACCGAAAGCCCTACTTCGACAGAGGAGTCTACTACGACCGAAGCTACTACCACAGCTACTAGTGATATGATCGTTTGTGCTTCTGGATCCTGCGGTGGTGGCAGTTGCCCTATAGGACTAGGCAGTAGTGGATCGATGCCAGAACGGATGAAAAGCATACCTCGCGATGTCAACTGTCAGGACATTCCCACCACAACCATTGACGGACCTCTCCCTACTGGCCCCATCAGCTTGGACGGTTCCAAGAGCGACAAGGGCCTCAATGCGCGAACGTTTTTTGACGGCGACATGACCCCCAATCCCGCATACATTGATATTCTCAGCATGAACCCCGACACCACCTGGGATGATCAGAGGATTCTGACCACGGGACACTGGGTTGGCGCACCTCTCGACGATGGCTGGTCAGCGGCGGGAGTAAACGGCATATATGGCTGCACAGCTGTATTGATCGTGTCAAACCTTGGTGTTTATACGTCACATATCTGGGAGGTCCCTGGTTTTATCGATGAAGTCGATTTCAGGCCTACATCTGACGACTTTTTTGAGACCAATGTTTTCCAAGTTCTTCGCAATGGTGCCCTAGACGCCACAGACATCACTTCTGCAACTGGTATCAGTACTCTTATTGGCACAGACGGTGCTCCGGGCCCCCTTCACTCCCAATTCGAGCCTCAGGTCTTTGTCGTCACCCCTTTCAACACTAATCAGAGTCCTGAGAACCCTTCAATGTATCGTTATGAAGCGCGAGCGAAGCAGTTGTCCGACCAAGTCACCGATATGATTCCGGGCGCCCTTGCTAGAGGGGTGTACGGATATTGGCCCTTAAACGGACACGTTTCGACCGGCGGAGGGTACCGTGGCCGCACTATCGTCGAGTTTGATATGCTTGATGGTTTAATCGCTAGTGAAGAGGACCCTAATAAGCACCAGGCCATTGGAAGATGGAGATTCTGGGTCGAGGATAATCTTTGGGCTACACATAGCTTCAACGTTTACGACGATTTCTTTGACTATGCGGGTGCTGAAGCAGGCATTCCTTCCAACGGAAATCAGAAAcgtgatgaagatgacgctGTTCACAAGTGCTTGATCCGCGGCGACGTTACCGCAACTACATCAGATGTCACTTCCTCTACCGAGACTACCGCTGCCGACGCCCCTTCCTCTACCGAGACTACCGCTGCCGACGCCCCTTCCTCTACCGAGACTACCGCTGCCGACGCCCCTTCCTCTACCGACGCCCCTTCCTCTACCGAGACTACCGCCGCCGACGCCCCTTCCTCTACCGAGACTACTGCAGACTCCACTACTGATGGAGAGACTGCCGGAACAGCGGAGGCCACAGCCACCGGATCTGACACTTTACTGCCAACCTTGACAGTCAGCACTCTTATCACCACTACCAAAGCTGTCACAAGATCGACAACTAGCGAGGAAGCACGGACCTACTACCCTTGTGTTATCTACGGCGGCCCTCGTGTCAGCAAGCCATACTGCCAGTGCAGCACCACCGTCTCCGGCAAGCAATATGTCGCTACAGCTTCTCTGATCGACAACAGTTGCGCAGAATACACCTCTTATCCCTCCCCAGTTGTCCCTGTCACCGCTGCCCCAGTCACCCAAGCTCCCATTCAGACCCCTTTGACAACCACCAAACAAGGCACTGTCTTGGTTTACTCAGCCTACACGTTCCAGTACTTCCGCGTGAACACCATCCACATAACGGCAACCGTCGGATATGGTGAACCCTCGACTGTTTCCACCCCTCTGCCCAGTCAAACTGCTGTTGATAACGACGGCAGCGGTCAGTGTGGAACGAGCGACAGTTTATCCAAGCACGGCTTCGGTGACGCTTGTGACAGAGCCATTAATAGCTTTGATGCCGATACTGTGTACACAGGCTTCACTTCCAGGTACAGTCAACTAAGAAAGGGTATCCTCATGGCTGCTTCAATGGGCACAGCTTCTTGTCTTGCCAAGTTTGAGTGTGACGACTATGGTATTGGTATGAAGGGAAGTGATATCATTGCAGCTCGGGAAAAAGCTAAGAAGGATGATGGTATTTGGATCTGTGGACATATCCGTCTGTCGAACTCGTGCAGTGTCGTTATGGATTACTGCACAGATTGCCACAACAGGGGTTAG